The DNA segment ACGATTGGAAGAGCCGTAATCGGTCTCTATTTCCGGTGAAACTTTACACCAACTACAAACAATTAAGTCGGAAATGAATGCTGGGGACATTAGAGCATGGTGTTCTCTGCTCACGTTGGGCTTTTAgtgtaaaacaaacttttatagTTAGATTTAGATATGTTTTGTAATGGTCATTTGAGTGtatcaaaaagaaaactttgtgaTAAGGTATCTAGTACtatgtttgaaaaatacaaaaatgactggAAAAATACTGTAACCAGAACAAATGCTGTAAGAGGCAATGGTAGAAACAAACTAAGAACTTATTGTCTTTTCAAAAAAGAGTATTGTACTGAAGAATACTGTAATGTGGTTTTACCTCGTACTCATAGGTCAGCATTTGTCAAGTTTAGATGTGGTGTAGCCCCACTTATGTTAGAAACTGGTAGATACATGACTTTGTCTCCTGAGAACCGTGTTTGCCCTTTTTGTATCGGGTGTGTGGAAGATGAGAGTCATGTTATCTTACAATGCCCTATGTATTCAAATATTAGAAATATACTGTTTGCTAAGTGCCAAAAGGTAACAAATTTTAACTTGCAGTCTAATGCTGAAAAAATGGTTACTTTGTTCTCCAACAATATGTTAATTAGATGCTATGCCAAAGCCTGCTATGATATTTTGCAATTAAGAAACTTACATTTGTATAGATAATATTATCTCACCACTAATAAGCTGTTTTATACTGTAGAAATaagtatttttaatattgtaGAAAACTGGAATGTTTTATCCTTGTAGTTGATGTATATGTGTACATATATTGAAATAGGTCCCTGATAATGATACGTACTGGTATGTTAATTAAGAAACCTAGGATTTAGatgtaacatctttttttttcttttttatatactcAAAACTACGTTTTATTCATAGgtcttaaattttatgttttcagttttctCTTAATCTATCAAAGCTACTTTTTTTGAATATGttgaaaacttgcaacacttcttAAAATTTCTTGGACAAGCTTTGCCtctaggtaaacttttctccatTTCgccaaagctattgttttaaacttGGAACAGTTATTCGCTATTAAAAACTGACCCTGCACAGCAAatactgtaactctacattgctctgattgaattatggccccttttggacttttaatATCCAGGTATAGGATAATATTTATATCTAACAGAGACGTCTGCACCTGCAAGACGCATGCTCCTGTTTTAAAATGTGAATGACCAGTATATAGGGATAGTTGAGTAGTTAGATATCCTTTCTAAATTAATTCCATTTGGCAAATGAATGAATAAACTCGGTACTTTTTTTCTGCCTGtagtaaatgtataattttaaatcCTATTATATAATATAGCTTTGGCCACACTATCAGTAACTCAGTAACATGTAGTACATTTTGTGTAATAGTTATTACATACCAAATCCCTCTTTTTATTGTAATTCCGAGGTAATGTATAAATACATAAGTCTGTATGCATGCATGTAATGATGtatacatatatgcatatatatcGTATGTTAAGTGAATTTTAATTTGAATCACTGTTATTTTAAATGTGtagtaattattgaaaactgtgatagtattatgtttttagtagtctcttataactctacTAAAGAGtggcaaagtacatgtatatatagaattttatcatgtctttaatattgatttgtgtactttgatgagactttaataaacaataaaatcataatgTTCTCCACTCACCTGTATCCTCTGTTAGCAGGTGTTCCCTGCTTACAGGTGTTCCTGCTTACAGAAACAGCCtgacctgtctataaagaccacaaCTGGGAGAGGCAAGAAGTATTTTTATAAGCAGGCTTTCTTTATTCACTGGTTAAAATACcctgtatatatatttgtttaaataggAAACAAAACAAGCGGTCTTAGAGTAAGGTGGTATTTGctcagaggtggtctttatcaCAGGTTTGACAGTTCcccttttcacaaaaaaaaatcatcctgcttgtaatttattcaaaatgaaattatcagaacagaacagaagttttattttgaCTTAGGCATACAGCACATCGTCATATAGCATAACATTACATGACAGtcacaattttacaaaacatactgtgtcatattatatatacatatagtatTCATTCTACATTTGGCAATTTAAAGATTTGAGAGTGATCACCTTTTAAAGCCGttatatatttagaaaacataaacataaaataaaatataatgtacaaTATAATGATtagttatttaaatattcatttcttattttgaaaCACTTTAGGCAAAAAACGGCTAATTTATGTAGAACAGACTTTTTATCTGAATTAAGCAATGCACATAATTTATACATACTTGGACGAATTCTAAAATATCttggaaaatacatatttctatattGATTGTAAAATGGACacactaaaacaaaataaaattcgtCTTCTATATCATTTGTGTTACATTAGGTACAAAAACGACGATTCCTTTCAATGTTTCTATGTCTACCAGTTTCAATGTTTAAGTTGTGCGAGTTTAACCTTAATTTAGCAATAACATTTCTATACTTCGGAATATCAAAAATGGTAAGGTATTCTGCACAATTAAAGCAAGTTTTTATTTGTCTGTATAGGAACAAAGATGTACAAGATAACATACTAGTGCGCCATTCTGCCATATATATATTCCTTAAACGAGTATTAAACAATGGTATGAACAAGTCAATATTTACAGATTCGGGAATGTGTTTTATGTTGTCAGAAATCCATGCAGTTTGTACGTAGTCATTGATTCTGGTTCTCCTCAAAATACAAACAGTACATTGATAACTCATTTCTGATGCATGCGTGGCAGTTTTCTTGACAGGGGCAAATAAGATATGCACATGCGTGCGTGCTGATTTTAACAGTATGCTCATGATTTGCGAATGAATGCTCGGGGAAAAGTATGAATCTAAAGAAGTTGTGATTAATGTTGTGAAAGCTGTAGTTATCAATTGTTCTGACACAGAGTCCGAAAACAAGAAAGTTAATCTTGGGTCTCCATAATTTAGACTTTTGATCCACTACCTCATAAAGGAACACGGAAAACaattatatactgaacaaaaagtGAATTTTATTCATACGAAAACATTCACATTATTCTGTCTAATAAATACACGTGTATGTCAAAAATAATTATGATCATGAAATTGTGTCATTTTTGGGGGGTCTATTTCTTTTGTAAACTCTTTAGTAGTATCCTCTTTTCTCtgcaaaagaaaaaagataacaCTGAGAAAATACTCACGGTTACTTTGCAAAgcttttttaaaagacaaaaccGTGTTCCGGTTGTAGTGTtgcaaaatcatttcaaatatctattgcCTACCAACACGTTAATTAAAAGTATGTAAATCAAGATAACAGGGCAAACAAAGTCATCTGGTATTTTATCGTAAATAAATGTGCATGTTAAGTAAGTGTTCATAACAGAAACGTTTCAACAATTGCAGGGGGTATTTAAAATCTATATACCAGACTAATAGACACCTCCATACAGAACTAACATAGCAACACATTAAAATGTACTGTAATTAAGATGGCTCCGAGTGAATGtgttcttttttcaaataaaagaggTTGTCAACTTACAAACGGGGTCAAATATGaccttaattttgtttttattagaaaCTCTGTGGGCGTATCAATTGTACCGTGACAAAGTTAAACTCAACAGTCGATGAAATTTTTACAAGTAGAGAGTGCTTTAGAATATAGAATAAGTGATTAGATACTATCTAAACTTACTGTAGTAAGGTCTTCGTATTGGCCAGTATGGTCTGCGTTTCCAGTAGTAATGTCTGTGCATGCCTGGGTACCTTCCATACATTCCGCCAATCATTCTAAAAATAGTTTGTATAATTgctttttttcagctttttattttctgttgaagaattacaaaaaatgtgtttttttccaaattgaTTCCTGTTATTAATTAGTCAGAAATGCAGTAACTCACACAACAGACAAAAAATTAATTTGAACCAAGTATGAGCCAACAACATTCTTTTCATCCGTTATGTAAGTGCTAGGCACATTCTTGGCTTTTTAATGTCCTTTAATAACGACaccataaatataaatattttgctaGTTTGCGAACAGATAAGATGCTAGGACACAACACGAGTATTGAGACAGTATTTTATATGTAGCTTTTATTCATCTCTCTCCCATTTTAAGATAACGTATTTTGAGCCGACGAGTTGTTACACATTTTTGCAAATTTATATAGCGTCTAACGCGGCTTTTTAAgacttcaaaccaaatatcatcTCCCTACGACCTATAATTGCGTCGTTATGacgttaaactaaacaaaatttaaacaaaaagcatttcattgatttaaaacagttttacagtCTTTTCAAGAATAACATAAAGCTAAAATAGACAATTAAACACGTatagatttcatgaaaattttatgttaCCCGTATCCTCCGCTACCACCATAACCACCGTATCCTCCTCCAGTCATTCCATACCCTCCTCCAATCATTCCGTATCCTCCGCTACCACCATAACCACCGTATCCTCCTCCAATCATTCCATATCCTCCTCCAATCATTCCGTATCCTCCGTACCGCCAGGAATCGTCATCGTCATAATATCCGCCCCCTCCGTACATACCGTACATAGGTGTCGCTATGGCGACGGCAAGTAATGCTGAGATAACGATAATTGCCTTCATTCTAGGAGGGAAAAGTAAGTACCAGCTCAAAACAAAACGTAATAAGGGCTCCAGAAACACCAGTAGCAACAAGTCTTTACTACGCTTTATAATAAGACGAAGTGAGAACACTGAATTGTTGCAAATTACgtagaatttggaaaaaaatgtatccatataaga comes from the Mercenaria mercenaria strain notata chromosome 9, MADL_Memer_1, whole genome shotgun sequence genome and includes:
- the LOC123548111 gene encoding uncharacterized protein LOC123548111 isoform X2, yielding MAAQCQTNTINTGPNLSHTTANGEAHIMKAIIVISALLAVAIATPMYGMYGGGGYYDDDDSWRYGGYGMIGGGYGMIGGGYGGYGGSGGYGMIGGMYGRYPGMHRHYYWKRRPYWPIRRPYYKKRGYY
- the LOC123548111 gene encoding uncharacterized protein LOC123548111 isoform X1, which gives rise to MAAQCQTNTINTGPNLSHTTANGEAHIMKAIIVISALLAVAIATPMYGMYGGGGYYDDDDSWRYGGYGMIGGGYGMIGGGYGGYGGSGGYGMIGGGYGMTGGGYGGYGGSGGYGMIGGMYGRYPGMHRHYYWKRRPYWPIRRPYYKKRGYY